In the genome of Leptospira saintgironsiae, one region contains:
- a CDS encoding ArsR/SmtB family transcription factor has product MLAKLRKRPLTISELAEPFSMSFAGVAKHIDVLTSAGLVRKVRDVEDGRSFRLELQNQSLTEASAWLAYHQEFWTNKLDRLESFIEEQDHDKPSRKSRKKN; this is encoded by the coding sequence ATGCTTGCCAAATTGAGAAAAAGGCCTCTCACCATTTCAGAATTGGCAGAACCCTTTTCCATGTCATTTGCAGGAGTTGCTAAACATATAGATGTGCTCACATCGGCTGGTTTAGTTCGTAAAGTGAGGGATGTTGAAGATGGCCGCAGCTTTCGATTAGAGCTGCAAAATCAATCTCTTACGGAAGCTTCTGCATGGCTTGCATATCATCAGGAATTCTGGACCAACAAATTAGATAGACTCGAATCCTTTATAGAGGAGCAAGACCATGATAAACCAAGTCGTAAAAGTAGAAAAAAGAATTAA